In Hyphomicrobium denitrificans 1NES1, the genomic stretch TCCGCACGCGATCTGGGCGGGTGTCGAGCCGGAGGCGAAACTCGAAGATCTCGCGCGCGCGCATGAAAAGGCTGCACGAAATGCCGGCCTAGCGCCCGAAACGCGTGCTTTCCGTCCGCATGTGACGCTGGCACGCCTGAAACATTCGAACGCCGAAGCCGTCGCGCGGTTTTTGACGCGTTACGGCGGGTATCGGTCTGAGTCCTTCTTCGTGGCGCGTACACTGTTGATGTCGTCGCGGCCGAGCGTCGGAGGCGGCCCCTATGGAATCGAAGATCGGTTTCCCGTGCGCGGCATGGAATTCCTCAGCGAGGACGGCGAAGCAAGCTGGTGATAGCTAGAATTCGCGAACGATTTGCCTATTCGATCGTCAACACGACCTTGCCGGTGGCTTCGCGGCGCTCCAGCACACCCAGGGCCTCGACGATACGCTCAAGCGGATAGGTCGCGTGGATACGGGGCGAAAGCCGCCCTGCCGCAACCCAGTCGAGAAGCTGAAGCATGTTGGCGCGATGCCGTGCCGGATCGCGGCGGACCGACTCGCCCCAGAACACGCCCGCCATTTCCGACCCGCGCAGTAGGAGGAGGTTGATCGGGATTTTTGGAATCTCGCCCGCTGCGAATCCGACGACGAGAAATCGCCCCTGCCAAGCCAAGGCTCGGATCAATGGCTCAGCAGCGTTTCCTCCAATACAATCGTAGATGACGTCGGCGCCGTCGCCACCGGTCAATGCACGGACCTCGGTTTTCAGATCGCTGCCGGGAAAGAGAATGGCTTTGTCGGCACCGGCTCGTATCGCGATTTCGCATTTTTCGGGAGATGATGCGACGGCGACGACGCGCGCGTTCATCAGCTTGGCGATTTCGACGGCGGCTTGCCCAGCGCCGCCGGCCGCACCCGTGACGACGACGGTCTCGCCTTCACACAATCGGCCGCGATCGCGCAGGCCATGCATCGCCGTGCCGTAGGTAACGGAAAGTCCGGCGGCCACTGCCATCGGTACATCGTCCGGGATCGGAATGAGCGCTTGCGCGTCGACCGCGATCCTTTCTGCAGCGCCGCCCCAGTTCACATAGGCCATGACACGTTGACCGGGTGAAATCGCCGAACTCGGGTCAGAGACATATTCGACGACGCCGGCGATCTCAGCGCCCGGCGAGAAGGGCAAATCGGGCTTGAACTGGTATTTGCCACGCGTGATCAGCGTATCGGCGAAGTTCAAGCCGATGGCTTTTACATTGACGATCGCCTGGCCGGGTTTGGGCACCGGCTCCGGCTGTCTCTCGACGATGAGGCTTTGTGGCCCATCAAGGCTCTTGCAAAGAGCTGCCTTCATATGTGACGTCCCCTGCCGTTAGACACTTCTCTGACACACATGAGCGCGAGGCAATGTCAAGAAAAGCAACGACTTGGCCACCGCATCCGAAGGGCTACTTCGCCATTGGAGCCGAACGCATGTCAAAGTCGCTCAATCTTGGCAACCTGATGCGATCGGCGCACGCGTTTGGGGCGAGCTTCACGTTTACCGTCGGCGCGACCTACAAGGCCGCCGAAGCGCACGCCGACACCTCCAAAAGCCAATTGCATCTGCCGCATTACAATTGGGCGACGCCTGACGACATGGCGCTGCCGGGCGGCTGCAAGCTCGTCGGAATCGAACTTCTGGATGACGCAATCGATCTTCCAAGCTTCCGGCATCCGCTGCGGGCAGCCTATGTCCTTGGCCCGGAGCTCGGATCACTATCGGAGCCGCTCGTCGAACGCTGCGATTATGTGATCAAAATCCCCACACGCTTTTGCATCAATGTTGCGATGGCCGGGGCGATCGTGATGTATGATCGCATTAAATCTCTGGCACGTTTCGCCGATCGGCCAATCGGCGAAGGGGGACCTTGATGCACGGACCGCGGCGCTTTCTCGCGGCTTTACCTTTTTTTGTAGTCGCCTCGGCGTCGCTCGGGGCGGAGACGATGACACGTGTCGACACGTACGGGGATTGGATGCTTCTCACCGACTCCGAGACGCCGCATCTCTTTTGCTTTGTCACCAGCCAACCGAAGTCGAGCACACCCAATAATGCACAGCGCGAGGCGCCGCGTGCCTATATCTCCGCATGGCCGAAGGACGGCATCCGGGGCGAGGTCAGTTTCCGCATGGGATTCAAAATCAAGAAAAGTGCGCAAGGAACGGCGTCCATCGGTGCCGGCGGGTTCAAGCTGTTCGGGTCCAACGACCGGGCTTTCGTCTCGGACTCGACGCAGGAACTGAAGCTGATCGAAGCCATGCGCAAGGGTAGCTCGATGACAGTCGCAATTGCGTCGGATCATGGGACCGTGACGGACACCTATTCGCTTGCCGGCGTCGGCGTTGCGCTCCAAAAGCTTCAGGAAACGTGTTTCTGACGCGTTTGCTCTAAGCCCGGTGCCGTGCACGCAGATGCACGTAAATTGCGCCTTCGCCGCCATGTCGAATGGCGGCCGTCGTATAGCTGACGACGATGCTGCGAACATCCGGCTCTTCCAGCCAGCGCGGAACGTTGCGTTTCAATACGCCACGTTCGTTTTCATAATTTTCGTAAGGGTTGTCCGACGCACTTCCTGATTTGCCTTTGCCGGTGATGACGAGCACGAAGCGCAGGCCGCGGCTCTGGCAGCGAAAAAGGAACGCGCGGAGGGCTGCGTGGGCTTCGCTTTGCCGTAGCCCGTGAAGGTCGACGCGCGCCTCGATTTCGATACGTCCACCGCGAATTTTGCGGACGCTGTTGCGGTCGAATTCAGAAAGATCGGGCGGAGCGCACCGCGAAGAAGCGGCAGGAGTTCGGTGGGCAGGCTTAGCCGCTTCGTGCTTGAAAGCCGCTGTTTTTTTTTCGCTTTCCTGCTTCGGCGGTGTCTTCGGTTTCGGAGCATCGGTCGTGACGCGATCGCTTAAATGCACGCGCGCCTTGGCTCGCTTCAGTGGCTCGATCGTAGCGGCAGCATATTTCCAGATGTCTTCGTCGTCGTTCGATGCGGGTTCCCTGCGCCCGCCTTTCCCGTGCGGCTTCTTCACGGCACGCCGCCTGCAACATGGTGTTCAAGCGGGAGCTCGACCGGCAGCAGCACGATGAAGTGCCCCGTCTGCTTGGTTATGCCCGCAAGACGTCCCGCCTCATCACCCGAGCCGAAATAAATATCGCCGCGCTCGGGGCCTTTGATCGCAGAGCCGACATCGTGCGCGATCATCAGCTGGCGAAACGTGCCGTTCTTTGTTGCGTGTGTGATCTCTGGGGCATCGACGAAAATCGGCGTCCCCAACGCATAGTACGAGGTATCGATCGCCAAGCTGCGCCGCGGCTGCAGCGGAATGCTATTCGCGCCGACAGGGCCGTTCGCGTCGCCGCCCGTCAGTTCGCGGAAGAAGATGTAAGATTTGTTCTTCCACATCACCGCCCTGGCGCGTTCGACGTTGGCGTGCAGCCATCGTTTCAGGGCTTTCAGCGACATGATCTCGGCGCTGATCTCGTGGGACGCGATCAGGGCGCG encodes the following:
- a CDS encoding Smr/MutS family protein, translating into MKKPHGKGGRREPASNDDEDIWKYAAATIEPLKRAKARVHLSDRVTTDAPKPKTPPKQESEKKTAAFKHEAAKPAHRTPAASSRCAPPDLSEFDRNSVRKIRGGRIEIEARVDLHGLRQSEAHAALRAFLFRCQSRGLRFVLVITGKGKSGSASDNPYENYENERGVLKRNVPRWLEEPDVRSIVVSYTTAAIRHGGEGAIYVHLRARHRA
- a CDS encoding NADPH:quinone oxidoreductase family protein, whose amino-acid sequence is MKAALCKSLDGPQSLIVERQPEPVPKPGQAIVNVKAIGLNFADTLITRGKYQFKPDLPFSPGAEIAGVVEYVSDPSSAISPGQRVMAYVNWGGAAERIAVDAQALIPIPDDVPMAVAAGLSVTYGTAMHGLRDRGRLCEGETVVVTGAAGGAGQAAVEIAKLMNARVVAVASSPEKCEIAIRAGADKAILFPGSDLKTEVRALTGGDGADVIYDCIGGNAAEPLIRALAWQGRFLVVGFAAGEIPKIPINLLLLRGSEMAGVFWGESVRRDPARHRANMLQLLDWVAAGRLSPRIHATYPLERIVEALGVLERREATGKVVLTIE
- the thpR gene encoding RNA 2',3'-cyclic phosphodiesterase, with the protein product MPRLFTAIEIPDDIRDELHRLRMPLPGARWIAPESYHITLRFAGDIDNAKAREFAANLANIETDGFELRISGLGAFGGDDPHAIWAGVEPEAKLEDLARAHEKAARNAGLAPETRAFRPHVTLARLKHSNAEAVARFLTRYGGYRSESFFVARTLLMSSRPSVGGGPYGIEDRFPVRGMEFLSEDGEASW
- a CDS encoding RNA methyltransferase, with protein sequence MSRKATTWPPHPKGYFAIGAERMSKSLNLGNLMRSAHAFGASFTFTVGATYKAAEAHADTSKSQLHLPHYNWATPDDMALPGGCKLVGIELLDDAIDLPSFRHPLRAAYVLGPELGSLSEPLVERCDYVIKIPTRFCINVAMAGAIVMYDRIKSLARFADRPIGEGGP